The genomic stretch CAACGGGATATCCTACACCCGCACCGTCGAACCGCGGATGCTTCTTAGCGATTTCCTGCGTCAAGAACTGACCCTTACCGGAACGCATGTCGGCTGCGAACATGGAGTGTGCGGTGCCTGCACCGTACTTCTGGACGGTCGAAGCGCGCGCTCGTGTCTGACTCTTGCGGTCCAAGTCGATGGCTTGGAGATTGAAACCATCGAAGGTCAGGGGGAGATCGACTGCCTGGGCAGGGTCCAGGAGGCCTTCCGCCAGCATCATGGGCTCCAGTGCGGCTTCTGCACGCCCGGTTTCATCATGGCAGTCACGGACCTTCTCCGGCATCACCCGCTCGAATCGGACGAGCAGATACGGGAAGCCCTCTCGGGCAACATCTGCCGCTGCACGGGATATGAGAACATAGTCAATGCTGTTCGCGAACTGGCACGGGAAAGAGGACCTCTCACATGAAAATGCACTTCCTCGAAGGTGGCCGGCTGCGCATGCGACGGTCGATCTATGTCGCAGGAGCGCCAAAGGAAGAGTCGATCGAGCTTCCTGTGCACGCTACTCTGTTACGCCACCCGCAAGGAAACGTACTCTTCGATAGCGGCTGCAATCCCGAAGCCGCTATCGATCCCCAAGCGCGTTGGGGAGGATTGAGCAAAGTCATGACGCCGGCGTTCGAGCCGGATCAAACCGTCATTCATCAGCTTAACCACGTGGGTTTGACATCAGATGATGTTGACGTTGTCATCTGTTCGCACCTCCATCCTGACCACTGCGGATGTAACGCCTACTTTGTCAAAGCCACCATCATCTGTCATGAGGCCGAGCTTCAAGCGGCACGGACTGAAGGTGCCGTTAGCGCGGGCTATCTTCCCCGCGAATGGGATCAGCCGCAGGGGTTTCAGACATTCGCCACCGAGCATGATCTTTTTGACGACGGCAGGATCGTGATCATCCCGATGCCGGGGCACACTCCGGGGATGAGCGTCGCCAGAATTGAGCTGGACCGTGACGGCGCTTTCGTACTCGCGTCTGATGCCGCCCCTCTGCAGGAGAATATCGACAGTGGCATTGCGCCCAAGAATACCTGGAACATGGAGCTCGCCGGATTGGCCCTCAAGCGTCTGAAATCCATGCGCGACAGCGGCGACACTGTTATTTCAGGGCACGATGACGCTCAGTGGAAGGGCCTTCGGAAAGGATCGGAATTCTACGAATGACCGATCACCAACATCCTGCCGAACTCCGACCGAAAATGGTCGGGACCCGCGTCAAACGTACTGAGGACCCACGCCTTCTTGCAGGCATGGGGCAATACGTTGACGACATATCTCCCGCCGGAACCTTGCATGTAGCACTCAGGCGTTCCGACCAGCCGCATGCTCGGATACTGAACATTGATGTCGGCGAAGCGTTCTCAGTCCCCGGGGTCGTAGCCATCTATGACATCAGTGACATCGAAGGCGAGATCAAGCCGGCGATCCCGACATCCCGCATGCCCGGCTATTACGCCACTCCCAATTGGCCCCTAGCGCGAGGAAAAGTACGATACGTTGGCGAACCCGTTGTTGCGGTCGTCGCTGAGAGCCGGTACGCCGCCGAGGATGCCCTTGAGCACATAAACATCCAGTACGACCCGTTGCCTTTCGCCATCCGGCAGGTCGACGCAGTCAAGGATGATGCGCCGTTACTCCACGAAGAGGCCGGAACGAACACCATAATTCGCCGCGAGTTCAAGCGAGGCGATGTTGATGCCGCCTTCGAGGAGGCTGCCGTTATTGTGAAGGGCCGCTTCAGGATGACCCGCAAGACCGCAGTCCCGATGGAGAACCGTTCCTACTTGGCCCAATGGGACGGCAGAAAGCAGTCGCTGACCCTCCACACGTCGTCGGGCAGCCCGGGCATCATACGCGACGTACTATCAGGTTGCCTGGATTTGCCCGGAACACGCTTGCGGGTTGTCGCACCCGACGTCGGTGGCAGCTTTGGCGCTAAAGGGTCGTTGTACCCCGAAGAGATGCTGGTCTGCGTCCTGGCGCGAAAGCTGAAACGTCCAGTGAAGTTCGTCAGCGATCGTCTGGAGGACCTATCTGCCACAAGCCAGGCCTTCGACGAACTGATCGAAGCGGAATTGGCTGTCACAAGCGAGGGGCTGCTCATCGGGCTCAAAGCAGACGTGATCGGCGACGTGGGTGCGTACTCCATATATCCATGGACCGCCGCACTGGAAACCGTACAGGTCGTCAGCTTCCTCCCTGGTCCATACCGGATGGAACACTACAGGGGCCGGATCAGGGGTGTCCTCACTCCCAAGCCGCCCACGGGTCCCTATAGGGGAGTTGGCCGTCCCTCCTCCACCTTTGCCATGGAACGGCTTGTCGAAATGGCGGCGCGCGAGTTGAACATGGACCCCGTCGAGTTCCGGCGAAGAAATTTGGTGCGGGCGGAAGAATTCCCTTACCGGACGGCTTCGGGGATCATCTGGGACAAGTCCGCATTCCAAGAGTGTTTGGAAGGCGCTTGCGAGAAAGCCGATTACGCGGACCTGGTTCGCCAGAGAGACGCGGCACGAAGCGAAGGCCGTTGGGTGGGCATCGGACTGGCAAGCTACGCGGAATTGACGGGTATAGGCTCACGCATATCGGTCGCGCCCGGCATGCCCATCAACACCGGGACAGAAACTTCGAAGATCGAGATAGACGCAACCGGCGCGATTACAGCATCTTTCGGGATTTCGTCACATGGCCAAGGCTTGGAGACGACCCTTGCACAGGTGATCGTCGATGAGCTTGGCTGTAAGTTGGAGGACATCCAGGTAAGACACGGTGACAGCGCACTCGTACCAATGTCCAGCGGCACCTACGCCAGTCGCTCGGCAGTGCTAGGAGGTGGCGCGGCCACGCTCGCCGCACGGGTTGTTAAAGGCAAGGTGTTACGGGCAGCGGCCTTTCTCATGGAGCAGAGCGTCGATGATCTGGATATCCGCGACGGTATCATTGCGAGCCGCCAGTCCAATCTAACGATGACGCTCAAGGAAGTCGCCTCAGCTGTGTATACTCAAATGGGGCGCATCCCACGCGAGCAACGCGAAGACCTCACCGCATCGGAAACCTACGATCCTTACCTGGGGACGGCTTGCTCATCCACGCATCTGGCGATGGTGGAGATCGATCCGGAGACCTACGGTGTTGAAATACGCCGCTATGTCGTGGCAGAGGACTGCGGCAAGATCATAAATCCCATGATCGTGGACGGGCAAGTACATGGAGCTGTAGCGCAAGGCATCGGTGCCGCGCTGCTCGAGGAGATCGTTCACGACGACAATGGACAGGCAGTGGCTGCCAGCCTTGCAGATTATCTTGTACCTGTCGCAGGCACCGTACCAAACATCGGCATCGTACACATAGAGGCCGACTTGCCCAACAACGTTGGCGGCTTCCGGGGAATGGGTGAAGGCGGAACAATCGGGGCTCCAGCAGCTATTGCCAACGCAGTATCTGATGCCTTGGCCCATCTTGGCGTCTCAGTCGAGACCCTGCCCATTACGCCCGAGCGGATATTCCAGTTGCTGCGCGACAAGGCACTAGCAGGTCAGCCGGTCAAGACGCCGGCGTAGCACTCCAAGCGAACGCGCCGGCCTCGCATCAAAGGTCAAACGGGTACCTAAGCTTGTAGTCGGTGTCCTTGGCCGAGATCGGCTTCTTGCATTCGGAGCAGACGACGACGGCAGAGAAATCATTGCCGCACTTCTTGTGCCGAAGGCGCATCGGGGGCTTGCCATTTGCCAACCAGCGGTCGCCCCAAGCCATCATGACCAGCATCGGCTTGTAGAGATCGAGTCCCATTTCCGTGAAGCGATACTCGAAACGGTCCCCACTACCATATGGCGTCTTGCGAAAAACGCCTGCCTGAACGAGCCGTGCAAGCCGATCGGAGAGGATGTTGGTCGCGATTCCAAGGTTCTCGCGCATTTCCTCGTATCGGCGGACGCCGTTCCAACCCTCTCGAAGAATAAGGAAACTCCAGCGATCCCCGATGATCGCAAGGGTCCGCGCAACGGAGCAGGGCCTCACTCTTTCAAGCAACGCAGGGTCAGAACTCCTTCGGGATGTGGGCCTGGTCTCAACGGGTGTGTACCCAGCTCCCGGACCATCACGAGGCGCAACCTCCCTCGCCGTGAAAGGTTCGAGGCATTCGCTGCACACAGTCACCGGCCGACAGCTGCATCCGCAGGTCTTGTGAAGCAGTTGCAGTGGCGGCTCATTATCGCCGGCGAGCCACTTGTCTCCGAATTCCATCAAAGACAGCATCGTCGGGAACAGGTCCTTTCCACGTTCAGTAAGAAAGTACTGTTGCCCCGGCTCTTTCGGCCTTTTTCCTAACGCCAGAATTTCATTTGATAGCAGTGACGCCAGTCTTGATGACAGGGTCTGCCGAGGGATGCCAAGGCGCTGCTGGAACTTGTCGAACCTCCGGACACCAAAGTACGCCTCTCGAAGGATCAAGAAGTTCCACGTGTCCAGGACAATTTCCATTGTCCTGCGTACCGATGACTGCCGCTCCATCAAAGGCTTCGGCTGGATAGACTGGGTCGACAATATATGCTTGCTCAGGTCCAAATGCATCCACGTCCTTATGGGGCCGGCTTCGATCTAGCCGATCGTATCGCAAGTCTAATAGTGAA from Pseudorhizobium banfieldiae encodes the following:
- a CDS encoding (2Fe-2S)-binding protein, producing MVEKTITVGVNGISYTRTVEPRMLLSDFLRQELTLTGTHVGCEHGVCGACTVLLDGRSARSCLTLAVQVDGLEIETIEGQGEIDCLGRVQEAFRQHHGLQCGFCTPGFIMAVTDLLRHHPLESDEQIREALSGNICRCTGYENIVNAVRELARERGPLT
- a CDS encoding N-acyl homoserine lactonase family protein, producing the protein MKMHFLEGGRLRMRRSIYVAGAPKEESIELPVHATLLRHPQGNVLFDSGCNPEAAIDPQARWGGLSKVMTPAFEPDQTVIHQLNHVGLTSDDVDVVICSHLHPDHCGCNAYFVKATIICHEAELQAARTEGAVSAGYLPREWDQPQGFQTFATEHDLFDDGRIVIIPMPGHTPGMSVARIELDRDGAFVLASDAAPLQENIDSGIAPKNTWNMELAGLALKRLKSMRDSGDTVISGHDDAQWKGLRKGSEFYE
- a CDS encoding xanthine dehydrogenase family protein molybdopterin-binding subunit; protein product: MTDHQHPAELRPKMVGTRVKRTEDPRLLAGMGQYVDDISPAGTLHVALRRSDQPHARILNIDVGEAFSVPGVVAIYDISDIEGEIKPAIPTSRMPGYYATPNWPLARGKVRYVGEPVVAVVAESRYAAEDALEHINIQYDPLPFAIRQVDAVKDDAPLLHEEAGTNTIIRREFKRGDVDAAFEEAAVIVKGRFRMTRKTAVPMENRSYLAQWDGRKQSLTLHTSSGSPGIIRDVLSGCLDLPGTRLRVVAPDVGGSFGAKGSLYPEEMLVCVLARKLKRPVKFVSDRLEDLSATSQAFDELIEAELAVTSEGLLIGLKADVIGDVGAYSIYPWTAALETVQVVSFLPGPYRMEHYRGRIRGVLTPKPPTGPYRGVGRPSSTFAMERLVEMAARELNMDPVEFRRRNLVRAEEFPYRTASGIIWDKSAFQECLEGACEKADYADLVRQRDAARSEGRWVGIGLASYAELTGIGSRISVAPGMPINTGTETSKIEIDATGAITASFGISSHGQGLETTLAQVIVDELGCKLEDIQVRHGDSALVPMSSGTYASRSAVLGGGAATLAARVVKGKVLRAAAFLMEQSVDDLDIRDGIIASRQSNLTMTLKEVASAVYTQMGRIPREQREDLTASETYDPYLGTACSSTHLAMVEIDPETYGVEIRRYVVAEDCGKIINPMIVDGQVHGAVAQGIGAALLEEIVHDDNGQAVAASLADYLVPVAGTVPNIGIVHIEADLPNNVGGFRGMGEGGTIGAPAAIANAVSDALAHLGVSVETLPITPERIFQLLRDKALAGQPVKTPA
- a CDS encoding winged helix-turn-helix transcriptional regulator, whose protein sequence is MHLDLSKHILSTQSIQPKPLMERQSSVRRTMEIVLDTWNFLILREAYFGVRRFDKFQQRLGIPRQTLSSRLASLLSNEILALGKRPKEPGQQYFLTERGKDLFPTMLSLMEFGDKWLAGDNEPPLQLLHKTCGCSCRPVTVCSECLEPFTAREVAPRDGPGAGYTPVETRPTSRRSSDPALLERVRPCSVARTLAIIGDRWSFLILREGWNGVRRYEEMRENLGIATNILSDRLARLVQAGVFRKTPYGSGDRFEYRFTEMGLDLYKPMLVMMAWGDRWLANGKPPMRLRHKKCGNDFSAVVVCSECKKPISAKDTDYKLRYPFDL